From one Alicyclobacillus acidocaldarius subsp. acidocaldarius Tc-4-1 genomic stretch:
- a CDS encoding toprim domain-containing protein yields MRTHATSRKVIIVEGKTDKSRILKVLREEVDVVCTQGTLSYEQVENDIVPLQHDEVYILVDADAAGNRLRKQLKRELPNAIDLYTRKSYREVARTPLEHLAKILADAHFEIDEQWLQVRPPRRERVPKTVHG; encoded by the coding sequence ATGCGGACGCACGCGACTTCGCGAAAAGTCATCATCGTCGAAGGCAAGACGGACAAGTCGAGGATTTTGAAGGTGCTGCGCGAAGAGGTGGACGTGGTGTGCACGCAGGGCACGCTGAGCTACGAACAGGTGGAAAACGACATCGTCCCGCTGCAGCACGACGAGGTGTATATCCTGGTGGATGCGGATGCGGCTGGGAATCGCTTGCGCAAGCAACTGAAGCGAGAACTGCCGAACGCGATTGACCTCTACACGCGCAAATCGTACCGCGAGGTCGCCCGCACGCCGCTCGAACACTTGGCGAAGATTCTTGCCGACGCTCACTTTGAAATCGATGAGCAGTGGCTGCAGGTCCGGCCTCCCCGTCGGGAGCGGGTGCCGAAGACGGTTCACGGATGA
- the acpS gene encoding holo-ACP synthase: MRRLILGIGNDVIEIRRIRAALERRGEAFVQRVLAPEERFLAAGISDAARFAEFVAGRFAAKEAVAKAAGCGLARLSMPHVAVSLGHGGLQVAWKPPSALWDRFGPPDAARVRIHLAITHGAGIAFAVAVLEQL; the protein is encoded by the coding sequence GTGAGGCGCTTGATCCTCGGAATTGGCAACGACGTGATCGAGATCCGCCGCATTCGCGCGGCGCTCGAGCGGCGAGGCGAGGCGTTCGTCCAGCGCGTGCTCGCCCCGGAAGAACGTTTCCTCGCGGCCGGCATCTCCGACGCGGCCAGGTTCGCGGAGTTTGTGGCGGGCCGATTTGCAGCGAAGGAGGCCGTCGCGAAGGCCGCCGGCTGCGGCCTAGCCCGGCTCTCGATGCCGCACGTGGCCGTGTCGCTGGGCCACGGGGGCTTGCAGGTCGCCTGGAAGCCGCCATCCGCGCTTTGGGACCGATTCGGTCCGCCGGATGCCGCCCGCGTTCGGATTCATCTCGCCATCACCCACGGCGCCGGCATCGCGTTCGCCGTTGCCGTTCTGGAGCAGTTGTGA
- a CDS encoding phage holin family protein: protein MHIIGHIVRFIVSALVLLLVSHIVHGFYIHGFWRAIIAAIVITLLGLAMEALFGRRISPYGRGIIGFISGAIVIYVAQIFVHGMHVSIIGALLASLVIGIIDLFIPTSFRRPRNE from the coding sequence ATGCATATCATCGGTCACATTGTCCGCTTTATCGTCTCTGCATTGGTCCTGTTGCTCGTCAGCCATATCGTCCACGGCTTTTACATCCACGGATTCTGGCGCGCCATCATTGCCGCGATTGTCATCACGCTGTTGGGATTGGCCATGGAGGCCCTGTTCGGGCGGAGGATCTCTCCGTACGGGCGCGGCATCATCGGCTTCATCAGCGGTGCCATCGTCATCTATGTCGCACAGATCTTTGTGCACGGCATGCACGTGAGCATCATCGGTGCACTGCTCGCGTCGCTCGTCATCGGCATCATCGATCTGTTCATCCCGACGAGCTTCCGCCGTCCGAGAAACGAGTGA
- the map gene encoding type I methionyl aminopeptidase, with amino-acid sequence MQGLITLKSRHEQHLMREAGKVVAGCHEALRSFIRPGIRTIEIDQFVEDFIRRHRMEPAQKGYRGYPFASCTSVNDVICHGFPGEYVLQEGDIVTVDMVAVYKGLHADSAWSYAVGEVSETARRLLDVTRRALYIGIEQAIPGNHISDIGHAIQTYVEAQGFSVVRDYIGHGIGRQMHESPEVLHFGPPHRGPKIRKGMAFTVEPMVNVGTYETKLDPDGWTARTADGSLSAQYEHTLIITDNGPEIITKQDGE; translated from the coding sequence ATGCAAGGTTTGATCACGCTGAAGAGCCGGCACGAACAACATCTCATGCGGGAAGCGGGAAAAGTGGTCGCCGGCTGCCACGAGGCGCTGCGCAGCTTCATCCGGCCCGGCATTCGCACCATCGAGATTGATCAGTTTGTCGAGGACTTCATCCGCCGGCACCGCATGGAGCCTGCGCAGAAGGGCTACCGAGGATATCCCTTCGCCTCCTGCACCTCGGTCAACGACGTCATCTGCCACGGCTTCCCGGGCGAATATGTCCTCCAGGAGGGCGACATCGTCACAGTCGACATGGTCGCCGTTTACAAGGGCCTTCACGCCGACTCGGCCTGGAGCTACGCCGTCGGCGAGGTCAGCGAGACGGCGCGCCGTTTGCTCGACGTGACGCGGCGTGCGCTCTATATCGGCATTGAACAGGCGATTCCAGGCAACCACATCTCCGATATCGGCCACGCCATTCAGACCTATGTCGAGGCGCAGGGGTTCTCCGTCGTGCGCGATTACATCGGCCACGGCATCGGGCGCCAGATGCACGAGAGCCCCGAGGTCCTTCATTTCGGTCCACCGCACCGCGGGCCGAAGATCCGAAAGGGTATGGCGTTCACCGTAGAGCCCATGGTGAACGTCGGTACGTACGAGACAAAGCTCGATCCCGACGGCTGGACGGCCCGCACCGCCGACGGCAGCCTGAGCGCACAATACGAGCACACGCTCATCATCACGGACAACGGCCCTGAGATCATCACGAAGCAGGATGGCGAATGA
- a CDS encoding thioredoxin family protein, whose product MFTPFPGDTPEALGALPHEALVFVHTPLCGTCQLARRMLEVVDAAHASRLPLYDLDANLAPQAMQSWRIESVPALLYVKNGEIAHVQYRFGDVVNLAEAIRQFLER is encoded by the coding sequence ATGTTCACCCCGTTTCCAGGAGACACACCCGAGGCGCTCGGCGCCCTGCCCCACGAGGCCCTCGTCTTCGTCCACACGCCGCTCTGCGGCACGTGTCAACTCGCGCGGCGCATGCTGGAGGTGGTCGACGCGGCCCACGCCAGCCGGCTTCCGCTCTACGATCTCGACGCCAACCTCGCCCCCCAGGCCATGCAGTCGTGGAGGATCGAGAGCGTGCCGGCGCTTTTGTACGTGAAAAACGGCGAGATCGCCCACGTCCAATACCGGTTTGGCGACGTGGTCAACCTCGCCGAAGCCATCCGGCAGTTTCTCGAGCGTTAA
- a CDS encoding DUF429 domain-containing protein has protein sequence MAWVCGMDLGGLGFLSYVAWLDTETRKFALDHYIPRFSSSPTLLPVSPDFMPAGAKAYGFDGPQGLPQLHSGRTRRLCDEKADTPTRTMPLTLSPMYKGPYASLIKVSIRLFSEAVSTGQARLHGYPPSSNAAGPTIFETYPRKILKDHFGLSSIPSKRKEPHKYVEEVWNALKERDYRCSGVIRPTVDQLDAMLCAVAAEHLLKGQFKDLGAAPIWDPVQKIFREGYIVVPA, from the coding sequence TTGGCCTGGGTGTGCGGCATGGACTTAGGGGGACTGGGCTTCCTGAGCTATGTGGCTTGGCTGGACACAGAAACTCGCAAATTCGCACTGGATCACTACATTCCACGCTTCTCTTCTTCGCCCACCCTGCTTCCGGTAAGCCCCGACTTCATGCCTGCAGGGGCGAAAGCGTACGGCTTCGATGGCCCGCAGGGGCTTCCTCAACTTCATTCTGGCAGGACGCGGCGGTTGTGTGACGAAAAGGCCGATACGCCGACGCGCACGATGCCACTGACGCTCTCGCCGATGTACAAAGGGCCGTACGCTTCATTGATCAAGGTGAGCATTCGACTGTTTTCCGAGGCCGTGTCGACCGGGCAGGCGCGGCTCCACGGGTACCCTCCGTCGTCGAACGCCGCGGGCCCCACCATCTTCGAGACGTATCCCCGAAAGATTCTGAAGGATCATTTCGGACTGAGCTCGATCCCGTCGAAGCGGAAGGAGCCGCATAAGTACGTGGAAGAGGTTTGGAACGCGTTAAAGGAGCGCGACTACCGCTGTTCCGGTGTCATTCGGCCGACGGTCGATCAGCTCGATGCCATGCTCTGCGCCGTCGCGGCGGAACACCTTCTGAAAGGTCAGTTCAAGGATCTTGGGGCAGCGCCCATCTGGGATCCCGTGCAGAAGATCTTCCGAGAAGGGTATATCGTGGTGCCCGCCTAA